A genomic stretch from Puntigrus tetrazona isolate hp1 chromosome 6, ASM1883169v1, whole genome shotgun sequence includes:
- the atg9a gene encoding autophagy-related protein 9A has product MAHFDTEYQRLEASYSDSPPGEENLLVHVPEGSKSPWHHIENLDLFFQRVYNLHQKNGFTCMLLGEIFELVQLVFVVAFTVFLANCVDYDILFANKFVNHTDSSKVTLPDAFLPVDVCSARIRDNVLVIFILIISGVFWLHRLVKFIYNICCYWEIRSFYINALKMSMADLPYFTWQEVQARIIEIQKEHQICIHKKELTELDIYHRILRFKNYMVAMVNKSLLPVRFRLPLLGDTVFYTRGLKYNFELIFFWGPGSLFENEWSLKSEYKRGGNRLELADRLSSRILWIGIANLLLCPVILIWQILYAFFSYTEVIKREPGSLGARCWSLYGRFYLRHFNELDHELMSRLSKGYKASSKYMNCFMSPLLTVVAKNVAFFAGSILAVLIALTIYDEDVLAVEHVLSSITLLGICITVCRSFIPDKHMVFCPEQLLKVILAHIHYMPDHWQGNAHRYETRDEFAQLFQYKAVFILEELLSPVITPFILIFCLRRKSLEIIDFFRNFTVDVVGVGDTCSFAQMDVRQHGHPAWMSAGKTEASIYQQAEDGKTELSLMHFAITNPHWQPPRESTHFISLLKEKVHREAAAGQQGVIAENPAFTSTHSLQSDSEPRSLIANLLMGPPSLASLHLGREGSINPVSIGVSEGASALRSLSPVSTSLHLRGSYPSARLPRPDHPAVVAGRAMTGSGTDARTISSGSSAWEGQLTSMILSEYASTEMSIHALYIHEMHKQQSRGEVSRHTWHRQESDESSESVNEDMEAARTFPRSSTFPTTSHQEGAVQQSGSQRRYGGTSDPVCGSFRAQRTSRMPMGGWSEENQMSRHHEPVPEEGSEDEMPPHIHKVT; this is encoded by the exons ATGGCCCACTTTGACACAGAGTACCAGCGCCTGGAGGCGTCCTACAGTGACTCTCCTCCCGGAGAAGAGAATCTGCTGGTGCATGTTCCAGAGGGATCCAAAT CTCCATGGCACCACATTGAAAATCTGGACCTTTTCTTCCAGAGA GTTTATAATCTACACCAGAAGAATGGATTTACTTGTATGCTGCTGGGAGAAATATTTGAGCTTGT GCAACTGGTGTTTGTGGTGGCATTCACAGTGTTCCTTGCTAACTGTGTGGACTATGACATCCTCTTTGCCAACAAGTTTGTCAATCACACCGATTCCTCAAAGGTCACGCTCCCTGATGCGTTTCTCCCAGTGGATGTGTGCAGTGCTcg GATCCGTGACAATGTTTTGGTCATCTTCATCCTTATCATATCAGGGGTCTTTTGGCTCCACCGTCTCGTCAAGTTTATCTACAACATCTGTTGCTACTGGGAGATCCGATCGTTTTACATCAATGCGCTAAAAATGTCCATG GCGGACCTTCCTTATTTCACCTGGCAGGAAGTGCAGGCAAGGATTATTGAGATACAGAAGGAGCACCAGATTTGCATCCATAAAAAGGAACTGACAGAGCTTGACATCTACCACCGCATACTGCGTTTTAAAAACTACATGGTCGCGATGGTCAATAAGTCACTCCTACCCGTGCGTTTCCGCTTGCCTCTGCTGGGCGACACTGTATTTTACACTCGTGGTCTCAAGTATAACTTCGAGTTGATTTTCTTCTGGGGCCCTGGATCTCTTTTTGAAAACGAGTGGAGTCTGAAGTCGGAGTACAAACGTGGAGGCAACCGTTTGGAGCTAGCGGATCGTCTGAGCTCAAGGATTTTGTGGATCGGAATTGCCAACCTTCTCTTGTGTCCAGTTATCCTGATCTGGCAGATTCTGTACGCTTTCTTCAGCTACACTGAGGTGATCAAGCGCGAGCCGGGAAGTCTGGGTGCTCGATGTTGGTCCCTGTATGGCCGTTTTTACCTCAGACACTTCAATGAACTAGATCATGAGCTGATGTCTCGCCTCAGCAAGGGCTACAAGGCTTCCTCGAAGTACATGAACTGCTTCATGTCACCATTACTGACGGTGGTGGCCAAGAACGTGGCGTTCTTCGCTGGCTCCATACTTGCAGTTTTGATCGCTCTGACCATTTATGATGAAGATGTATTGGCTGTTGAACATGTGCTCAGCAGCATTACTTTACTTGGGATCTGCATCACAGTCTGCAG GTCTTTTATCCCAGACAAGCATATGGTGTTCTGCCCAGAACAGCTGCTTAAAGTGATCCTGGCACACATCCATTACATGCCTGATCACTGGCAGGGTAATGCCCACCGTTATGAGACCAGAGACGAGTTTGCACAGCTCTTTCAGTACAAGGCT GTATTTATTCTTGAGGAGCTGCTGAGTCCTGTCATCACTCCATTCATTCTTATTTTTTGCTTGCGGCGTAAATCTCTAGAGATCATAGATTTTTTCCGAAACTTCACTGTAGACGTGGTCGGTGTGGGTGATACTTGCTCTTTTGCACAGATGGATGTCCGTCAACATGGTCATCCTGCG TGGATGTCTGCTGGGAAAACAGAGGCCTCCATTTATCAGCAAGCAGAAGACGGGAAGACTGAACTGTCACTCATGCACTTTGCTATCACAAATCCACACTGGCAGCCCCCTAGAGAGAGCACGCATTTCATCAGCCTTCTGAAAGAGAAGGTGCACCGCGAGGCCGCCGCAGGACAGCAGGGAGTTATAGCAGAGAACCCTGCATTTACCTCAACCCATTCACTACAGTCTGATTCAGAG CCTCGCAGTCTTATTGCAAACCTCCTGATGGGACCACCTTCCCTGGCATCACTGCATTTGGGTCGAGAGGGCTCCATCAATCCTGTGTCCATCGGAGTGAGTGAGGGGGCATCTGCCCTCCGATCCCTCTCTCCTGTCAGCACCAGTCTACACCTGCGGGGCAGCTACCCATCTGCCAGACTGCCACGACCCGACCACCCAGCTGTGGTGGCTGGGAGAGCAATGACAGGCTCAGG CACTGACGCCCGTACCATCAGCTCTGGTAGTAGTGCCTGGGAAGGCCAGCTGACCAGTATGATCCTGTCAGAATACGCCTCCACCGAGATGAGCATTCATGCCCTCTACATACATGAG ATGCACAAGCAGCAGTCGCGAGGGGAAGTGTCTCGGCACACCTGGCACAGACAGGAGAGTGACGAGAGCAGCGAGAGTGTTAATGAGGACATGGAGGCCGCCCGCACCTTCCCTCGCTCCAGCACGTTCCCAACCACCTCACACCAGGAGGGGGCAGTAcagcagagcggcagccagcgGCGCTACGGAGGAACCTCAG ATCCTGTTTGTGGCAGCTTTCGAGCCCAGAGAACGTCTCGTATGCCTATGGGTGGCTGGTCCGAGGAGAACCAAATGAGCCGACATCACGAGCCAGTGCCTGAGGAGGGGTCTGAGGACGAGATGCCACCACACATACATAAG gtgACCTAA